The genomic stretch TTCGGGCCAGTACAGCCTGTGGCAGGCGCACGCGACCGCCGTGTTAGTACGACGCTATATCGCGCCATGTATCAAGGCGATCGCGCGCAAGTCCCACAGGAAAATTGGCCCGAAATAAACGTAGGAGCGAGCGTAGCTCGCGATGCGCCGCGCGGGCGGCGCTCGGTCTCCCAGGCGGCAAAACCCTATCGGCGGACAAAAAAAGCCCCGCCAATCGACGGGGTTGAGGTACGAGCGTGGCAGCTCGAAAAGGGAACTGCCCCTCGCAAGGAGGGGCAGTGTGCTGCCTTACAGCAGCATGGTGCGGATATCGCCCAGCACGTCGCCCAGGCGCTTGGTGAAGCGCGCGGCGGCAGCGCCGTTGATCACACGGTGATCGTAGGACAGCGACAGCGGCAGCATCAGCTTTGGCTGGAAAGCCTTGCCATCCCAGACTGGCTGCATGGTCGCCTTGGAGACGCCCAGAATAGCCACTTCCGGCGCATTGACGATCGGCGTGAAGCCGGTGCCGCCAATGTGGCCGAGGCTGGAGATGGTGAAGCAAGCGCCTTGCATCTCGTCGGCCGACAGCTTCTTGGTGCGCGCCTTCTCAGCCAGTGCAGCGGCTTCGGCAGCCAGTTGCAGCAGGCTCTTCTGGTCGACGTTCTTGATCACAGGGACCAGCAGGCCGTCCGGAGTGTCCACGGCGAAGCCGATGTGCACATACTTCTTGCGGATGATGGCCTTGCCGCTTGGCGCCAGCGAGCTGTTGAAGTCCGGCAGTTCCTTGAGCAGGAAGGCGCAGGCCTTGAGCAGCAGTGGCAGCACGGTCAGCTTCACCCCAGCCTTCTCGGCCACGGCCTTCTGCGCAACGCGGAAGGCTTCCAGCTCGGTGATGTCAGCGGAGTCGAACTGGGTGACGTGCGGCACGTTCAACCAGCTGCGGTGCAGGTTGGCAGCACCGACCTGCATCAGGCGGGTCAGGGCCACTTCTTCCACTTCACCGAACTTGCTGAAGTCCACGGCAGGGATCGGCGGGATGCCGGCGCCGCCGGTTGCGCCAGCGGCGGCCGGGGCTTCCTTGGCCTTCTGCATCATCGCCTTGACGTATACCTGCACGTCTTCTTTCAGGATGCGGCCATGCGGACCGGTGGCGGCAACAGCGCCCAGGTCGACACCAAATTCACGGGCCAGCTGGCGAACCGCCGGGCCAGCGTGAACCTTGGCATTGCTGCCAGCGGCCGGTGCGGTAGCAACCGGTGCAGCGGCAGCGGCCGGGGCAGCAGCTGGAGCGGGTGCGGCAGCCGGAGCAGCCTCAGCCTCAGCCTTGGCCGGGGCAGCAGCAGCTGGAGCCGCTGCAGCAGGCGCAGCGCCAGCAACCTTGAGCTTGAAGATCAGGTCGCCAGTACCGACTTCGTCTTCCAGCTTGCACAGAACTTCTTCAACCACGCCAGCAGCCGGCGACGGGATTTCCATGGAGGCCTTGTCGGACTCCAGGGTAATCAGCGACTGGTCAGCTTCGACGGTGTCGCCGACTTTGACCAGCACTTCGATGATCTTGGCTTTGCCCGACGAACCGATGTCCGGCACGTGGATGTCCTGCACGCTGGCAGCAGCCGGAGCTGCAGCCGGAGCAGGGGCGGCTTCGGCGGCCGGAGCCGGCGCAGCTGCCTGAGCAGGAGCGGCAGCAGCCGGCGCCTCAGGGGCCGCAGCAGCGGCGCCCTCGGCTTCCAGGACCAGCAGCTCGTCGCCTTCTTTCAGGCGGTCGCCCAGCTTGACCTTCAGCTCCTTGATGACGCCGGCCTTGGGCGCCGGGATTTCCATGGAGGCCTTGTCGGACTCCAGGGTCAGCAGGCTCTGGTCAGCCTCGATACGGTCACCGACCTTGACGAACAGCTCGATGATTTCACCTTCACCGCTGCCGATGTCAGGTACGCGAATGAGTTCGCTCACTTAAAAATACTCCTCAGCAGTCCAGTGGGTTGCGCTTGTCCGGGTCGATACCGAACTTGACGATAGCGTCTGCAACAACCTTGGGTTCGATCTCGCCACGGTCAGCCAGGGCTTCCAGGGCAGCCAGCACCACGAAGTGGCGGTCGACTTCGAAGAAGTGACGCAGCTTCTTGCGGCTGTCGCTGCGACCGTAACCGTCGGTACCCAGGACTTTGAACTCTTTGCTCGGTACCCACTGGCGAATCTGCTCGGCGAACAGCTTCATGTAGTCGGTAGAGGCGATGACCGGGCCTTTGCGACCGTTCAGGCACTGCTCGACGTAGGTCTGCTGTGGCTTCTGGCCAGGCTTCAGGCGGTTGGCGCGTTCCACGGCCAGGCCGTCGCGACGCAGTTCGTTGAAGCTGGTGACGCTCCACACGTCGGCACCGACGTTGAACTCTTCACGCAGGATCTTCGCGGCTTCGCGGACTTCGCGCAGGATGGTGCCGGAGCCCATCAGCTGTACGTGGTGTGCGGCTTCGCGGGTGTCCTCTTCCAGCAGGTACATGCCCTTGATGATGCCTTCCTCGACACCGGCCGGCATGGCTGGCTGCTGGTAGGATTCGTTCATCACGGTGATGTAGTAGAAGATGTCCTGTTGCTCTTCGGTCATCTTCTTCATGCCGTCCTGGATGATCACCGCCAGCTCGTAGCCGTAGGTCGGATCGTAGGTGCGGCAGTTCGGGATGGTGCCCGCCATCATGTGGCTGTGACCGTCTTCGTGCTGCAGGCCTTCACCGTTGAGGGTGGTACGGCCGGCGGTACCGCCGATCAGGAAACCACGGGTGCGGCTGTCGCCAGCGGCCCAGGCCAGGTCGCCAATACGCTGGAAACCGAACATCGAGTAGAAGATGTAGAACGGCAGCATCGGCTGGTTGTGGCAGCTGTACGAGGTACCGGCAGCGATGAACGACGACATGGCGCCGGCTTCGTTGATGCCTTCCTCGAGGATCTGGCCCTTCTTGTCTTCGCGGTAGAACATCACCTGGTCTTTATCGACTGGCTCGTAGAGCTGGCCGACCGACGAGTAGATGCCCAACTGGCGGAACATGCCTTCCATACCGAAGGTACGGGCTTCGTCCGGGATGATCGGAACGATGCGCTGGCCAATGTCCTTGTCCTTGACCAGCTGCGCCAGAATACGCACGAAGGCCATGGTGGTGGAGATTTCGCGGTCGCCCGAGCCGTCCAGGATCGCTTTCAGCGTTTCCAGTGGCGGGGTCGGCACGCTGAAGCTCTTGGCACGGCGCTGCGGTACGAAGCCACCCAGGGCTGCGCGGCGCTCGGCCAGGTACTTGGCTTCGGCAGAACCTTCTTCCGGCTTGAAGAACGGCAGGTTCTCCAGGTCGGCATCCTTGACCGGGATGTCGAAGCGGTCACGGAAGTGACGCAGGCTGTCGACGTCGACCTTCTTGGTGTTGTGCGCGGTGTTCTTGGCTTCGCCAGCACCGGTGCCGTAACCCTTGATGGTCTTGGCCAGGATGACGGTCGGCTGCTCTTTGTGGTTCACAGCCTGGTGATACGCCGCGTAGACCTTGTACGGGTCGTGACCGCCACGGTTGAGCTTCCAGATCTCTTCGTCGGACAGGTCTTCGACCATGGCCTTGAGTTCCGGGGTGTTGAAGAAGTGCTCGCGAACGTACGCGCCGTCTTTGGCTTTGTAGTTCTGGTATTCGCCGTCGATGACTTCGTCCATGCGGCGCTGCAGGGCACCGTTGGTGTCCTTGGCCAGCAGTGGGTCCCAGAAACGGCCCCAGACGACTTTGTTGACGTTCCAGCCACCGCCACGGAACACGCCTTCGAGTTCCTGGATGATCTTGCCGTTGCCGCGAACCGGGCCGTCGAGGCGCTGCAGGTTGCAGTTGATGACGAAGATCAGGTTGTCCAGCTTCTCGCGGCCGGCCAGGGCGATTGCACCCAGGGATTCCGGCTCGTCGCACTCACCGTCGCCCATGAAGCACCAGACCTTCTGCTTGCCGGCCGGGATGAAGCCACGGGCTTCCAGGTACTTCATGAAGCGTGCCTGGTAGATCGCCTGGATTGGGCCCAGACCCATCGAAACGGTCGGGAACTGCCAGAAGTCAGGCATCAACCATGGGTGCGGGTACGAAGACAGGCCGTTGCCGTCCACTTCCTGACGGAAGTTGTTCATCTGGTCTTCGCTGATACGGCCTTCCATGAAGGCACGGGCGTAGACGCCTGGCGAAGCGTGGCCCTGGAAGAAGACCAGGTCGCCGCCGTGTTCTTCGGTAGGGGCCTGGAAGAAGTAGTTGAAGCCGATGTCGTACAGAGTGGCACTGGAGGCGAAGCTAGAGATGTGTCCGCCCAGGTCCGAGTCTTTCAGGTTGGTACGCATGACCATGGCCAGCGCGTTCCAACGCACCATCGAGCGAATGCGGCGTTCCATGAACAGGTCGCCAGGCATGCGTGCTTCGTGGGTGACAGGGATGGTGTTGCGGTATGGCGTGGTGATCGCATACGGCAGCTGGGAGCCACTACGGGTGGCCAGCTCGCCCATACGGGTCATCAGGTAATGAGCGCGGTCTTCGCCTTCTTTGTCGAGGACCGACTCCAGGGCATCCAGCCATTCCTGGGTTTCGATTGGATCGAGGTCTTGCATGGCTTGCTCCAGGGCGGAAAGGCAACCAGAATCGATTGCCTGAGATTGCGACTGGCCTTATGGGCAGACGTCGTGAATTCTTGGATTACCGGGGTGTCTTCCGGCGCGTTGTAGTTTTACTACATTTGCTTTCGCATTTCATGCTTTTACACGACACGAGTAGTAGTAAAACTACATTTGTGCGACGTTTGGTCGCACCTTGGCTTGTGAGGAAAAACGTTCATGTTGGTTGGCATTGTGTCGCGAACGGGTGGTTCTTGATGTTTGTTGCCAAGTTTTCGTTTTTTTCAGCTATTTCCAACTTTTGTACGACAGTCCAACCGTGGTCCGGCTTCCCCTTGGCCGCTTTTTCCCCTCTATTTCACGCCGATCAAGGATAGACCATGCGCCTACCTTTGCCCTCCGATCTGCCTGCCACCTTGCAGCCGCTGGTCACTCGCAACCAGCAGTTCATCAGCGATGCCGTGGCCGGCCACCCCGAACTCGACCTGCAGGCCTGGAGCCCGCTGCACCGGCAGCAGTTCGACCAGGTGGCTGCTGCCAGCGAGTTCGTGCTCAGCCTGGCCCAGCGCGAGCCCGCCATGCTGTTCGCCCTGCTGGCCAGTGGCGAGCTGGAGCGGCGATACGCCCCGGGTGAGCTGCGCGGGCAAATCGCCGCAACAGCCCAGGCGGCACAGAGCGAGGACGAGCTGGCGCGCAATCTGCGCCGCGCGCGCAACCGCCAGCAGTTGCGCATTATCTGGCGCGACATTACCCGTCAGGCGGAACTTGGCGAAACCTGCCGGGACCTGTCGGACCTTGCCGATGCGGCCATCGACGAAGCCTACCAATGGCTGTACCCGCGCCATTGCCAGCAATTCGGGACGCCCATCGGCAACCGCAGCGGCCAGCCGCAGCACATGGTGGTGCTGGGCATGGGCAAACTGGGAGCGGTAGAGCTTAACCTGTCGTCGGACATCGACCTGATCTTCGGTTTCCCCGAGGGCGGTGAAACCGAAGGGGTGAAGCGCTCGCTGGACAACCAGGAGTTCTTCACGCGCCTGGGCCAAAGGCTGATCAAGGCGCTGGACCCGGTTACTGTCGACGGCTTTGTGTTTCGCGTTGACATGCGCCTGCGTCCCTATGGTTCGGCGGGTGCCCTGGTGCTCAGCTTCAATGCACTGGAGCAGTACTACCAGGACCAGGGCCGCGACTGGGAACGTTACGCGATGATCAAGGCGCGAGTGGTGGCCGGCGATCAGGCGGCCGGCGCGCAGTTGCAGGAAATGCTGCGCCCGTTCGTGTACCGCCGCTACCTGGACTTTTCCGCAATCGA from Pseudomonas putida encodes the following:
- the aceF gene encoding dihydrolipoyllysine-residue acetyltransferase, whose protein sequence is MSELIRVPDIGSGEGEIIELFVKVGDRIEADQSLLTLESDKASMEIPAPKAGVIKELKVKLGDRLKEGDELLVLEAEGAAAAAPEAPAAAAPAQAAAPAPAAEAAPAPAAAPAAASVQDIHVPDIGSSGKAKIIEVLVKVGDTVEADQSLITLESDKASMEIPSPAAGVVEEVLCKLEDEVGTGDLIFKLKVAGAAPAAAAPAAAAPAKAEAEAAPAAAPAPAAAPAAAAAPVATAPAAGSNAKVHAGPAVRQLAREFGVDLGAVAATGPHGRILKEDVQVYVKAMMQKAKEAPAAAGATGGAGIPPIPAVDFSKFGEVEEVALTRLMQVGAANLHRSWLNVPHVTQFDSADITELEAFRVAQKAVAEKAGVKLTVLPLLLKACAFLLKELPDFNSSLAPSGKAIIRKKYVHIGFAVDTPDGLLVPVIKNVDQKSLLQLAAEAAALAEKARTKKLSADEMQGACFTISSLGHIGGTGFTPIVNAPEVAILGVSKATMQPVWDGKAFQPKLMLPLSLSYDHRVINGAAAARFTKRLGDVLGDIRTMLL
- the aceE gene encoding pyruvate dehydrogenase (acetyl-transferring), homodimeric type, giving the protein MQDLDPIETQEWLDALESVLDKEGEDRAHYLMTRMGELATRSGSQLPYAITTPYRNTIPVTHEARMPGDLFMERRIRSMVRWNALAMVMRTNLKDSDLGGHISSFASSATLYDIGFNYFFQAPTEEHGGDLVFFQGHASPGVYARAFMEGRISEDQMNNFRQEVDGNGLSSYPHPWLMPDFWQFPTVSMGLGPIQAIYQARFMKYLEARGFIPAGKQKVWCFMGDGECDEPESLGAIALAGREKLDNLIFVINCNLQRLDGPVRGNGKIIQELEGVFRGGGWNVNKVVWGRFWDPLLAKDTNGALQRRMDEVIDGEYQNYKAKDGAYVREHFFNTPELKAMVEDLSDEEIWKLNRGGHDPYKVYAAYHQAVNHKEQPTVILAKTIKGYGTGAGEAKNTAHNTKKVDVDSLRHFRDRFDIPVKDADLENLPFFKPEEGSAEAKYLAERRAALGGFVPQRRAKSFSVPTPPLETLKAILDGSGDREISTTMAFVRILAQLVKDKDIGQRIVPIIPDEARTFGMEGMFRQLGIYSSVGQLYEPVDKDQVMFYREDKKGQILEEGINEAGAMSSFIAAGTSYSCHNQPMLPFYIFYSMFGFQRIGDLAWAAGDSRTRGFLIGGTAGRTTLNGEGLQHEDGHSHMMAGTIPNCRTYDPTYGYELAVIIQDGMKKMTEEQQDIFYYITVMNESYQQPAMPAGVEEGIIKGMYLLEEDTREAAHHVQLMGSGTILREVREAAKILREEFNVGADVWSVTSFNELRRDGLAVERANRLKPGQKPQQTYVEQCLNGRKGPVIASTDYMKLFAEQIRQWVPSKEFKVLGTDGYGRSDSRKKLRHFFEVDRHFVVLAALEALADRGEIEPKVVADAIVKFGIDPDKRNPLDC